The Dehalococcoidales bacterium DNA segment CTCCGTGATGGCAGCGTGCAGGGCGAGGGCGATGGTGCTGGTTTCCTCGCCTTTGGCGATGAGGGAGACGACCTCCGACTCGGCGAAGACGGTGCAGAGGCTGTTGATGCGGATAACTTTAGTGGCTTTTAGGGCCAGGCCGCCGATGTCCGCGATATCCATCTCCAGCGTGTCCGCCATTATCTCCAGGAATTTACCGGTGCCGGCGGCGCAGCGGTCGTTCATTTCAAACTTGTGCACATCCCCGTTATCAGAAAGCAGGATGACCTTGCAGTCCTGCCCGCCGATATCGATAACCGTATGGCACTCCGGCACCAGGTGCCGGGACCCCACGGCGAAAGCCTTAATCTCCGAGACGATGCGTCCCCCCAGCACCGGCGCCACCAGGTGACGGCCGTAGCCGGTCACCACCAGGGCGTCAAACTTCTTAT contains these protein-coding regions:
- a CDS encoding acyl-CoA dehydratase activase, which codes for MTLYAGLDAGSRTVKLVLYDGAVREAVVVPTGVNPLQRCKELLADKKFDALVVTGYGRHLVAPVLGGRIVSEIKAFAVGSRHLVPECHTVIDIGGQDCKVILLSDNGDVHKFEMNDRCAAGTGKFLEIMADTLEMDIADIGGLALKATKVIRINSLCTVFAESEVVSLIAKGEETSTIALALHAAITERIAAMVKRTGVREKVVFAGGGSYNRCLKQLLEKALGTELTVPASPQTAGALGAALLAVTL